A window from Pongo abelii isolate AG06213 chromosome 6, NHGRI_mPonAbe1-v2.0_pri, whole genome shotgun sequence encodes these proteins:
- the KLF14 gene encoding Krueppel-like factor 14 produces MSAAVACLDYFAAECLVSMSAGAVVHRRPPDPEGAGGAAGSEVGAAPPESALPGPGPPGPASVPPLPQVPAPSPGAGGAAPHLLAASVWADLRGSSGEGSWENSGEAPRASSSFSDPIPCSVQTPCSELAPASGAAAVCAPESSSDAPAVPSAPAAPGARAASGGVSGGALGAGPAPAADQVPRRRPVTPAAKRHQCSFPGCTKAYYKSSHLKSHQRTHTGERPFSCDWLDCDKKFTRSDELARHYRTHTGEKRFSCPLCPKQFSRSDHLTKHARRHPTYHPDMIEYRGRRRTPRIDPPLTSEVESSASGSGPGPAPSFTTCL; encoded by the coding sequence ATGTCGGCCGCTGTGGCGTGCTTGGACTACTTCGCCGCCGAGTGCCTGGTGTCCATGTCCGCGGGCGCCGTGGTTCACCGCCGCCCGCCGGACCCCGAGGGCGCGGGCGGAGCCGCAGGCTCGGAGGTGGGTGCGGCGCCGCCGGAGTCCGCTCTGCCGGGTCCGGGGCCACCGGGGCCCGCGTCGGTCCCCCCGCTCCCGCAGgtccccgcccccagccccggcGCGGGCGGCGCCGCGCCCCACCTGCTGGCTGCAAGCGTCTGGGCGGACTTGCGCGGCAGCTCTGGCGAGGGCTCCTGGGAGAACTCGGGGGAAGCTCCACGCGCCTCGTCCAGCTTCTCCGACCCGATCCCGTGCTCCGTCCAGACCCCGTGCTCCGAGCTGGCTCCCGCCTCCGGCGCCGCGGCGGTCTGCGCTCCCGAGAGCTCCTCCGATGCGCCCGCCGTCCCGAGCGCGCCTGCCGCCCCGGGCGCACGAGCAGCCTCTGGTGGGGTCTCTGGAGGGGCCCTAGGggccggccccgcccccgccgcggATCAGGTGCCCCGTAGGAGGCCTGTCACACCTGCTGCCAAGCGCCACCAATGCTCCTTCCCGGGCTGCACCAAAGCCTATTACAAGTCGTCGCACCTCAAGTCCCACCAGCGCACCCACACGGGTGAGCGCCCTTTCTCCTGCGACTGGCTCGACTGCGACAAGAAGTTTACGCGTTCCGACGAGCTGGCCCGCCACTACAGGACGCACACGGGCGAGAAGCGCTTCTCCTGCCCCCTCTGCCCCAAGCAGTTCTCCCGGAGCGACCACCTGACCAAGCATGCTCGCCGCCACCCAACCTATCATCCAGATATGATCGAGTACCGGGGACGTCGTCGAACTCCCCGCATCGACCCGCCACTCACCAGCGAGGTGGAAAGCTCCGCCTCCGGCTCCGGTCCCGGCCCGGCGCCCAGCTTCACTACCTGCCTGTAG